The genomic region GAGGGGGCTGGTGGGCAGCGGAGAAACTGGAGGGGGAATGCCCTTAGATCAGGGCAGGCCAGCTGGTCACAGGGactgcaggacacatgggttccaGCCAACACAGCAGGGCTCCGAGTGGGAGTGAATTCACAGAGAGGCCAAGCGGGGTCATGGCTGGGTGGCGAGCACAGAGGGCTTGGGTGGGTAGATTCCACACagcaacaccacacacacagatccCTTCCACACGGCCGCCCTCCAGCCCCTGGGTGGCGGCGAGGAGAACTGAGCTGTTCTTACCTTGAGGACGCGCAGTGGCTGGCTGGGTGCCGCCAGGGCCGGGGGCAGGTGCATGGCTGTCTGCCCACAGTGCGCCACTTGGTACTGCAGAGGGTTGTAGCCACTGCGGCTGGCCCCCCGGCTGCCCTCGGGCCCCCTAGGCTCCTCCTTCACGGCCACGGCCCTGGGGTCGTAGCTCCCTGGGCTGCTGTAGATGCCAGGCCCCAAGGCCTTCCTGTCGGGGCCGAAGGTATGTGGGGGATAGGTGAAGGGCCGTGGGTCAGCTGGCAGGTAGTGGGGGAAGGCAGGGGTCCCGGGGCCCTTAAGGCCTCGGGCCTCAGGGGCCGGCTTCACGGCGAAGAGGTCGGAGAGGAGCTGTTCTTCCCCAGACTCGATGTAGGCAGACAGGTCGATGGAGGCCTCATGCTCACACATGTCCCCCAGCTCCCCAGGCCCCGCGCGGGCCCCTGAGAACTCCAGTGGCTGCTGGCCGGTGCGGGGCTCGCACTCGTAGTAGGTCCCGTGGGACATGGCCGGCCCGCCCCCTCGGCTCCCCGCCCCTGGCCGCCCTGCTTTTGGGGCACCCTCCGGGATGCTCGGCTGTCTGTCTCCCCCTGCCCTAGATCTGCCCTAGATCTGCCCTCTCCGATCTCCGCCGTCACCCACTCCTGTGTggcttctctcctccctcctctgctgtttccttttccttcctctctagTCAATgcctcttttctcttcccttttttcccctctctccctgggGTGACTCAGGGAGGGGCAGGGCGCACCCAAGAGGGAGGGATGTAAGCCTTAAGAGAATCGGGGCCTCTGGCCTATTTAGCAGATGGGGGCTATCCTGGTCAGGCCCCAAGCCAGGGTTTCTAAGATGCCTGGGAGCTGATGCTTCTGGGAATGCCTCCCCTCCCCGTCGAGTCCGGGGGGGTTCCAGAATCCTCGTTGAGGGCAACACCTCACTCTGAGTGTCCTCCTCCCTCTGACTTCCAAATGTCCTGTGCAGAATGAGTGcccaggcagaaggaagagaggaaccCTCTTCCAGTGCTGACCCCCAGCCTGATCCGAGCTCCTCCCTGGACACACCTCCTTCTCagtacccccctccccccaacagtGCTGGGCTCCACCTACCCCCAGAGTCACTCAGTTCCTTTTGTAGCCCTACCTCTCCAAACAACTCTCCTGGGTGCAGGCCAGGGGTGTTGTTTGAGGGGTTTGGGAAGTAGTgaagggcttcctagatggctcagtggtaaagaatctgcctgcagcgctagagatgcaggagatgc from Dama dama isolate Ldn47 chromosome 12, ASM3311817v1, whole genome shotgun sequence harbors:
- the CEBPE gene encoding CCAAT/enhancer-binding protein epsilon — protein: MSHGTYYECEPRTGQQPLEFSGARAGPGELGDMCEHEASIDLSAYIESGEEQLLSDLFAVKPAPEARGLKGPGTPAFPHYLPADPRPFTYPPHTFGPDRKALGPGIYSSPGSYDPRAVAVKEEPRGPEGSRGASRSGYNPLQYQVAHCGQTAMHLPPALAAPSQPLRVLKAPLAAAAPPCSPLLKAPSPAGPSHKGKKAVNKDSLEYRLRRERNNIAVRKSRDKAKRRILETQQKVLEYMTENDRLRSRVEQLTQELDTLRNLFRQIPEAANLIKGVGGCS